One Epinephelus moara isolate mb unplaced genomic scaffold, YSFRI_EMoa_1.0 scaffold3329, whole genome shotgun sequence genomic window, aaccgacagccgttgctgtttcggtgctgaaggaccagcgttctaaaagtaacggaagtaactgatgtcttgtttgaaaatgtagctACTTAAGTAGcctatttgattactcaaacagcaaactaacgcgttaggttactcgttactgcaaaaagtaatcaaagtactctaacgcgttatacccaactctgctgatcaccactctctctttctctctgccatgtttctttttgtcttaatTTATCTTTCTATCTTTAATGTCTTTGTAACAATCACTGTCCTCCTCCCTTTCAAATCTATCTCCCCTTCTCACCTCTTCTCATCTGTCTTAttatctcctctgtctctcccttctTTTCTCAGTTACACTTCACTGAGGTTTATTCACAcagcatacatatatatagtgCATGTGTTACTAATGCATTTGAAATACATTATATATTCgagaaattatattttaaagtacagtagATAATGATGAAGAACCCATGaactgtcttcctctctctgtctgcagacCTTCCCTCAGTGTCTCTCCTCCAGAAGTCTCCCTCGTCTCCAGTCAGCTGCCACGCTACAGGTTTCTACCCAAACAGCGCCATGATGTTctggaggaaagatggagaggagCTTCATGAGAACGTGGACCGCGGAGAGATCCTCCCCAACCATGATGGATCCTTTCAGATGAGCAGTGACCTGAACGTTTCATCAGTCTCACCTGAAGACTGGAAGAAGTACGAGTGTGTGTTCCAGCTCTCTGGTGTGAAGGAGGACATCGTCACCAAACTGAACAAAGCAGTGATCAGGACCAACAGAGGTAAGACTTCTATCTGAAGTGAAGGTGGGAAACACACATTTAGTTTACTGTGACAGTCCTgcagttcatttattttaatgtgaatggGACGTTTTGTTTCCTTCAATAGTTTTGGTGTCAGTTTCTTCCNNNNNNNNNNNNNNNNNNNNNNNNNNNNNNNNNNNNNNNNNNNNNNNNNNNNNNNNNNNNNNNNNNNNNNNNNNNNNNNNNNNNNNNNNNNNNNNNNNNNNNNNNNNNNNNNNNNNNNNNNNNNNNNNNNNNNNNNNNNNNNNNNNNNNNNNNNNNNNNNNNNNNNNNNNNNNNNNNNNNNNNNNNNNNNNNNNNNNNNNNNNNNNNNNNNNNNNNNNNNNNNNNNNNNNNNNNNNNNNNNNNNNNNNNNNNNNNNNNNNNNNNNNNNNNNNNNNNNNNNNNNNNNNNNNNNNNNNNNNNNNNNNNNNNNNNNNNNNNNNNNNNNNNNNNNNNNNNNNNNNNNNNNNNNNNNNNNNNNNNNNNNNNNNNNNNNNNNNNNNNNNNNNNNNNNNNNNNNNNNNNNNNNNNNNNNNNNNNNNNNNNNNNNNNNNNNNNNNNNNNNNNNNNNNNNNNNNNNNNNNNNNNNNNNNN contains:
- the LOC126387282 gene encoding major histocompatibility complex class I-related gene protein-like — protein: TVFLSLSADLPSVSLLQKSPSSPVSCHATGFYPNSAMMFWRKDGEELHENVDRGEILPNHDGSFQMSSDLNVSSVSPEDWKKYECVFQLSGVKEDIVTKLNKAVIRTNRGKTSI